From a single Apium graveolens cultivar Ventura chromosome 2, ASM990537v1, whole genome shotgun sequence genomic region:
- the LOC141706857 gene encoding glutamate receptor 2.3-like, with amino-acid sequence MKFSNLYLHLLFISTIVVFLASAKNETNTTLPLNNEIVDVGLILDFSSSAGFIANSCISMALSDFYSKNQQYNTRLALHSKNSDDITTAASAALELVNEDQVVAIIGPQHSNEARFVAEIGGISQVPIISFSMTSSSNWPSKTPYFIQTTLPDSSQLECISSLVQQLGWHEIVVIYEDDTEKEPDNSFISSVIQTFQKASIQLFYTITISSSAGVSVLIKKELSHLRSIQTRVFLVHVTSTNLVSHLFSIANEVGMMRKGTTWIITDALSNLLSSLDATTIESMEGVLGIRPYIPQFKNIKNFKVRWNNLLLVQQQPNVTEKIRDEFTMVCLRAYDTVWALATVVENIQFPEVKRSNEKFNTSSAITNLRISEAGPRLVKEILETRFLGLSGEFKLNHRQIETKVVEIINIAGNGESGARTVGYWTPGSGFSRKIASESEKNYEVVPSKPVDLVLRPIIWPGDSTTKPKGWDVPGMGLKLRVGVPKKTGFKEFVNVQEIGDTKKYNVTGFSIDVFNAALDALPFKLEPEFIPFINDRGESNGTYNDLINKLSGTKNLEYDVVVGDVTIWALREEMVDFSLPYTESGVGILVRSNPKKQNNMWIFLKPLSWDLWLSVFLATIFIGIVLRMLERGLNPQRQLGMLFLFPVAALAFPERNMVGNKWARFVLVLWLFMAYILMQSYTANLSSILTVDQLRPSAYSPECAGYQEGSFVKDVLTEWFSMNITDFPSYRSIEAYDEALSLGCKNGGVDAIFDEIPYIKLFLSKYSPKYKMSETTYNTGGFGFAFPTGSPLSKPMSKAIFSLRESGRMRLIERRYFEVGRTSKYEAEDASQINPSLTTSSFAGLFIVTALLTLLTRYRVHSLMMTHDVRGEIDLQDHKEYGDNIKDDDQISATEIIRLLNADHGFMD; translated from the exons ATGAAGTTCTCCAATTTGTACCTCCATCTTTTGTTCATCAGTACTATTGTTGTATTCTTAGCTTCTGCCAAAAATGAAACAAATACGACTTTACCTTTAAATAATGAAATTGTTGACGTCGGATTAATTCTTGATTTCAGTTCATCTGCTGGTTTTATTGCCAATTCTTGCATATCCATGGCGCTATCCGATTTTTACTCTAAAAATCAGCAATACAATACAAGATTGGCTTTACACTCCAAGAACTCTGATGATATTACTACTGCAGCCTCTGCAG CTTTGGAGTTGGTGAATGAGGACCAAGTTGTTGCAATCATCGGGCCACAACACTCCAACGAAGCTAGATTTGTTGCGGAAATTGGAGGGATATCTCAGGTGCCAATTATCTCATTTTCAATGACAAGCTCatcgaattggccttcaaagACTCCATATTTCATTCAAACCACCCTTCCTGATTCCTCTCAACTGGAATGCATCAGTTCCCTTGTCCAGCAACTTGGCTGGCATGAGATTGTAGTGATTTATGAAGATGACACAGAAAAAGAGCCTGACAATAGTTTCATCTCTTCTGTAATACAAACCTTTCAGAAAGCAAGTATTCAGCTTTTTTATACGATTACAATCTCATCATCTGCTGGGGTATCTGTTCTGATTAAGAAAGAGTTGAGCCACTTGAGAAGTATCCAAACTCGGGTATTTCTTGTTCACGTGACTTCTACTAATCTTGTTTCTCACCTGTTTTCTATTGCGAATGAGGTGGGAATGATGAGAAAAGGAACGACATGGATAATTACTGATGCACTATCGAATTTGCTAAGCTCTTTGGATGCTACAACTATTGAGTCAATGGAAGGCGTTTTAGGTATCAGACCTTATATACCTCagtttaaaaatattaaaaactttAAAGTCAGGTGGAACAATCTTCTGTTAGTGCAGCAGCAACCTAACGTTACTGAAAAAATTAGAGACGAATTTACTATGGTTTGTTTGCGGGCATATGACACAGTTTGGGCATTAGCCACAGTAGTAGAGAATATACAGTTCCCCGAAGTCAAGAGGAGCAATGAAAAATTTAATACATCAAGTGCCATCACGAATTTGAGAATCTCAGAGGCTGGTCCAAGACTTGTCAAGGAAATCTTGGAAACTAGATTCCTTGGCTTAAGCGGAGAATTCAAGTTGAATCATAGACAAATAGAAACTAAAGTTGTGGAAATTATCAACATAGCTGGAAACGGGGAGAGCGGTGCTAGAACTGTTGGATACTGGACTCCAGGAAGTGGCTTCAGTCGAAAAATAGCAAGTGAATCTGAGAAAAACTATGAAGTAGTCCCCTCCAAACCGGTTGATCTTGTTTTAAGACCAATCATATGGCCCGGAGATTCTACAACGAAGCCCAAAGGATGGGATGTACCAGGAATGGGCCTGAAGCTAAGGGTAGGGGTTCCAAAGAAAACAGGTTTTAAAGAATTTGTGAATGTGCAAGAAATCGGTGACACTAAGAAATATAATGTTACTGGATTTAGCATAGATGTTTTCAATGCTGCTTTGGATGCATTGCCATTCAAGCTTGAACCTGAATTTATTCCTTTCATAAATGACAGAGGTGAAAGTAATGGAACATATAACGATCTAATCAACAAGCTAAGTGGCACCAAG AACCTGGAATATGATGTAGTGGTTGGTGATGTAACGATATGGGCTCTTAGAGAAGAGATGGTGGACTTTTCCCTTCCATACACAGAGTCTGGTGTGGGGATACTAGTTAGATCTAACCCCAAGAAGCAGAATAACATGTGGATATTCTTGAAGCCATTAAGTTGGGATCTCTGGCTCTCAGTTTTTCTGGCTACTATCTTCATCGGAATTGTGCTCCGAATGTTGGAGCGCGGCTTAAATCCTCAACGCCAACTTGGCATGCTCTTCTTGTTTCCAGTAGCAGCTCTAGCCTTTCCTGAAA GGAACATGGTTGGGAACAAATGGGCCAGGTTTGTGCTTGTGTTATGGTTGTTCATGGCATACATACTAATGCAGAGTTACACAGCAAATCTATCCTCAATATTAACAGTGGATCAGCTGAGACCTTCTGCGTACTCCCCTGAGTGTGCAGGTTATCAAGAAGGCTCGTTTGTGAAAGACGTGCTCACAGAATGGTTTAGCATGAACATAACTGATTTTCCCAGTTACAGAAGCATTGAAGCTTATGACGAGGCCCTTTCCCTAGGATGTAAAAATGGAGGGGTTGATGCTATTTTTGATGAGATTCCTTACATCAAACTATTCCTTAGCAAATATAGTCCTAAATATAAGATGTCGGAAACTACCTATAATACTGGTGGATTTGGATTT GCATTTCCGACTGGATCTCCGCTGTCTAAGCCCATGTCAAAGGCAATATTCAGTTTAAGGGAAAGTGGAAGAATGAGACTGATTGAGAGGCGCTATTTTGAGGTGGGACGTACCAGCAAATACGAGGCCGAAGATGCATCACAAATTAACCCAAGTTTGACAACAAGTAGCTTTGCTGGCCTTTTCATTGTCACCGCATTGCTGACACTACTTACAAGATATCGAGTTCATTCTCTTATGATGACTCATGATGTTCGCGGTGAAATTGACCTACAAGATCACAAAGAGTATGGTGATAATATTAAGGATGATGATCAAATATCAGCCACAGAGATAATAAGGTTGTTGAATGCTGATCATGGATTCATGGACTAG
- the LOC141706858 gene encoding uncharacterized protein LOC141706858, with protein MSRGTYVALVAAFISIILVVLIVFILRRWLRSEKQTPNSMVVDNENLETGRFHSLDQGSNKKKANFHVFRRGVTSKPLFSWADNPSLVNEAAEQGWLSFAFTNYASYTASPSLRSARTLLAICSAGDKVNEMGVEIDWEACQGSNDFLQKIRLNSGLKKINTGSYANSVIKTALPFPGPPFGNSAFPQEAYFEIKIVFVNETRDRKVIDGEGEKIMLIGDDSESVVSVTSSSNGHGNVKIDDRRLGFREGKGEAATLLSLGLSVGGSLPLKLPGSYPGSIGFNSNGSVYLDGMKLISESETKEWGRKEKVIGCGFNPSKKKVFLTVDAEVVHEIHCKSEEFETPLYPTLAANGDITVLVNFGQTEFKYAPANMQRISNPCFTSPLVNSPLLSYDEKELFSIGRINSQWRNRSTTRGHYMYGSSTNRGTRDFDEISEGDLFEIALNSSGRSPHPDSVARG; from the exons ATGAGCCGTGGGACTTATGTTGCTTTGGTGGCGGCTTTTATTTCGATTATACTTGTTGTTTTGATCGTGTTTATTTTACGAAGATGGCTCCGTTCCGAGAAACAGACGCCAAATTCTATGGTTGTGGATAATGAAAATCTCGAAACAGGGAGGTTTCACAGTCTTGATCAAGGAAGTAACAAGAAAAAGGCAAATTTTCATGTTTTTCGACGTGGAGTTACGTCGAAACCGTTGTTTAGTTGGGCTGATAATCCGTCTCTTGTCAATGAAGCTGCTGAACAAGGATGGttgtcatttgcttttactaaTTATGCCTCGTATACAGCCTCTCCGTCGCTTAGATCAGCTCGGACGTTACTAGCTATATGTTCTGCAGGTGATAAAGTTAATGAAATGGGAGTTGAGATTGATTGGGAAGCTTGTCAGGGCTCAAATGATTTTTTGCAGAAAATTAGACTTAATTCGGGTTTGAAGAAGATTAATACAGGCAGTTACGCGAATTCTGTTATTAAAACAGCTTTGCCTTTTCCTGGTCCTCCTTTTGGAAATTCTGCTTTTCCTCAGGAGgcttattttgaaatcaaaatcgTGTTTGTTAATGAAACACGTGATAGGAAGGTTATTGATGGAGAAGGCGAAAAAATTATGCTAATAGGGGATGATTCAGAATCTGTAGTTAGTGTTACCAGTAGTAGCAATGGTCATGGAAATGTGAAGATTGATGACAGAAGACTTGGATTTAGAGAAGGAAAAGGCGAGGCAGCGACATTGTTATCATTGGGACTTAGCGTCGGAGGGTCTCTTCCACTAAAGCTTCCAGGGAGCTATCCAGGATCCATTGGCTTTAACTCTAATGGTTCTGTCTATCTTGACG GAATGAAGCTTATTTCTGAATCAGAAACAAAGGAATGGGGGAGAAAGGAGAAGGTAATCGGATGCGGCTTCAATCCCAGCAAGAAAAAAGTGTTCTTGACAGTAGATGCAGAAGTTGTACATGAAATCCATTGCAAGTCAGAGGAATTTGAGACTCCACTATATCCAACTCTTGCAGCAAATGGTGACATTACTGTTCTAGTAAATTTTGGGCAAACTGAATTCAAATATGCACCAGCAAATATGCAAAGAATTTCGAATCCTTGCTTCACTAGCCCTCTTGTAAATTCTCCTTTACTAAGCTATGATGAAAAAGAGCTCTTCTCCATTGGCAGAATCAATTCACAATGGCGGAACAGATCGACAACTAGAGGCCATTATATGTATGGCAGTAGTACTAATAGAGGTACCAGAGACTTTGATGAGATATCAGAAGGCGATTTGTTTGAAATTGCGTTAAATAGTTCTGGAAGATCTCCACACCCTGACTCTGTAGCAAGAGGTTGA
- the LOC141706859 gene encoding nuatigenin 3-beta-glucosyltransferase-like produces the protein MFQSLVDKSISLGRQIAIHSIKFPSEQVNLPEGIESFTTVTSPEQNFKVWQATELIQKPMENLIRSLSPDCIFSDMCFPWTVDLALELNIPRLMFFASSFFYQCVEHTLKLYESCNDMVESGTETFSIPELPDDIKMKKSQLPDHMSRTQFGEHFKLIVESQTRSYGTVHDTFFELEPAYVDLYKKTICNKSWHIGPLFHSSGRNGVHISGKITSSHQHCINWLDRQKPKSVVYVCFGSMVKFSDRQCTEILQALNASNQPFVFVTKTSAFVLGDFDEKKGIVINGWAPQIKILNHVAVGGFMTHCGWNSVLEAMVAGVPLITWPLFAEQFYNERLIVQILGNGVEVGSDFWNLLAEIKCPVIDKQKIEKAVMRLMGGSAESEMIRQRAEEISVMAKRAVKEGGSSYNDLTALIQDIKDLKVHKNY, from the coding sequence ATGTTCCAATCCTTAGTTGACAAGAGCATAAGCTTAGGCCGCCAAATTGCAATCCACTCTATCAAATTCCCCTCAGAACAAGTCAATCTCCCCGAAGGAATCGAGAGTTTTACCACAGTGACATCGCCTGAACAAAATTTTAAGGTATGGCAAGCCACGGAGCTTATTCAAAAACCAATGGAGAATTTAATTCGCTCTTTGTCTCCTGATTGTATCTTTTCGGATATGTGTTTTCCCTGGACTGTTGACCTGGCATTGGAGCTTAATATTCCCAGGCTCATGTTCTTTGCTTCCAGTTTCTTTTATCAGTGTGTAGAACACACATTAAAACTTTATGAATCCTGCAACGATATGGTTGAATCCGGAACAGAAACTTTTTCTATTCCGGAACTCCCTGATGACATCAAAATGAAAAAATCTCAGCTACCAGACCACATGTCCAGAACTCAATTTGGCGAACACTTTAAACTAATTGTGGAATCACAAACTAGAAGCTATGGAACAGTCCACGACACGTTTTTTGAGCTCGAACCAGCATATGTTGACCTCTACAAGAAAACAATTTGCAACAAATCTTGGCATATTGGTCCTTTATTTCATTCCTCTGGAAGAAACGGGGTTCATATTTCAGGTAAAATTACTAGTTCCCATCAACATTGTATAAATTGGCTCGATAGACAGAAACCAAAGTCGGTTGTTTATGTGTGTTTCGGCAGTATGGTCAAATTTAGTGACAGACAATGTACTGAAATTCTACAAGCATTGAATGCATCAAACCAGCCATTTGTTTTCGTGACAAAGACAAGTGCATTTGTACTAGGAGATTTTGATGAAAAGAAGGGAATAGTAATAAATGGTTGGGCTCCACAAATAAAGATATTGAACCACGTGGCAGTCGGAGGCTTCATGACTCACTGTGGTTGGAACTCGGTTCTTGAAGCAATGGTTGCTGGTGTGCCACTCATTACCTGGCCATTGTTTGCTGAACAATTTTATAATGAGAGACTTATAGTTCAAATTTTGGGTAATGGAGTTGAAGTTGGATCCGATTTTTGGAATTTACTGGCGGAAATTAAATGCCCAGTGATCGATAAACAGAAGATAGAGAAGGCGGTGATGAGGTTGATGGGAGGTTCCGCTGAAAGTGAGATGATCAGGCAACGGGCAGAGGAGATATCTGTGATGGCTAAGCGTGCAGTGAAGGAAGGTGGATCATCTTACAATGATCTCACCGCATTAATCCAGGATATTAAAGATCTTAAGGTGCacaaaaattattaa